The following are encoded together in the bacterium genome:
- a CDS encoding efflux RND transporter periplasmic adaptor subunit: protein MSTLDPTVPAPEHRRVARVLVVVGLVLLGLYVVGLVPRLLLQQRLDEEAAAAKARLPMVSTAQPMRAPQVVEVPLPGSMEPILTTGIFARTDGYLRARYVDIGDRVAKGQLLAEIDTPEVDQQLRQARAQLAQDRANVAKFEADLGLARTTLARFVAAGPGTVSKQQIDERTSAVTDAERTVDAGEATVAADEANVQRLQDLQSFQKVYAPFDGVITVRNVDPGSLISAGSSTTVTELFTLAQVDVLRIFVFVPQSYSPDVAAGQTAEVTVRERPGQVFFGKVTRTAGAIDPTSRTMLTEVQVPNPDGLLLSGSYATVKFSLQRAQPPLTIPASALLVDASGVRVAIVEPDGTLRYTRIEIGRDYGTRVEVLSGLQESDVLATNLTPGIGAGAKVAVAQPSHEVEPGAPGTAANPGGPPAMGTGAAPAPP from the coding sequence ATGAGCACCCTCGACCCCACGGTCCCTGCCCCGGAGCACCGCCGCGTCGCGCGCGTGCTCGTCGTCGTCGGGCTCGTGCTCCTCGGGCTCTACGTCGTCGGGCTCGTGCCGCGCCTGCTGCTCCAGCAACGGCTCGACGAGGAGGCCGCGGCGGCGAAGGCGCGGCTGCCCATGGTGTCGACGGCGCAGCCGATGCGCGCGCCGCAGGTCGTCGAGGTGCCGCTGCCGGGCAGCATGGAGCCGATCCTCACGACCGGCATCTTCGCGCGCACCGACGGCTATCTGCGCGCGCGCTACGTCGACATCGGCGATCGCGTGGCGAAGGGCCAGCTGCTCGCCGAGATCGACACGCCCGAGGTCGACCAGCAGCTGCGTCAGGCACGCGCCCAGCTCGCGCAGGACCGGGCGAACGTCGCCAAGTTCGAGGCCGATCTCGGCCTCGCCCGCACGACGCTGGCGCGCTTCGTCGCCGCCGGCCCCGGCACCGTCTCGAAGCAGCAGATCGACGAGCGCACGTCGGCGGTCACCGACGCCGAGCGCACCGTGGACGCCGGCGAAGCCACCGTCGCCGCCGACGAGGCCAACGTGCAGCGGCTCCAGGACCTGCAGAGCTTCCAGAAGGTCTACGCGCCGTTCGACGGCGTCATCACCGTGCGCAACGTCGACCCGGGCTCCCTCATCTCCGCGGGATCGAGCACGACGGTGACGGAGCTGTTCACGCTGGCGCAGGTCGACGTCCTGCGCATCTTCGTCTTCGTGCCGCAGTCGTACTCGCCCGACGTCGCCGCCGGCCAGACGGCCGAGGTGACGGTGCGCGAGCGGCCCGGGCAGGTCTTCTTCGGCAAGGTGACGCGCACCGCGGGCGCCATCGATCCGACGTCGCGCACGATGCTCACCGAGGTGCAGGTCCCGAATCCCGACGGCCTCCTCCTCTCCGGCTCCTACGCGACGGTGAAGTTCTCGCTGCAGCGGGCGCAGCCGCCGCTCACGATCCCGGCGAGCGCGCTCCTCGTCGACGCGAGCGGCGTGCGCGTCGCGATCGTCGAGCCGGACGGGACGTTGCGCTACACGCGCATCGAGATCGGGCGCGACTACGGCACGCGCGTCGAGGTGCTCTCCGGCCTGCAGGAGAGCGACGTGCTCGCGACGAACCTCACGCCCGGCATCGGCGCCGGCGCGAAGGTGGCCGTCGCGCAGCCGAGCCACGAGGTGGAGCCCGGCGCGCCCGGCACCGCGGCCAACCCCGGCGGTCCGCCCGCGATGGGGACGGGCGCGGCGCCGGCGCCGCCATGA
- a CDS encoding efflux transporter outer membrane subunit: MRRAVVLLLVASLAGCMVGPDYRRPAAPTPDAFGEIAPIPSPRADGKPPETSVPVPGGIPEAWWEAFGDPLLASLVTRTVASNLDLAQAEARVRQARAQRGIVAADLYPQIGASGSYTRERTSANAPGFAEGQTLNLFQTGFDADWEIDVFGGIRRGVESAEATIGATLADRDAILISLMGEVGREYVTYRSLQQRIRLANENLKSQEATLALTQRLFDAGLAAELDVQRAAAQVSTTAATIPILVQQREQSMHALGILVGALPMTLQAELEPVGPIPVPPTSVGVGMPSDLLLRRPDVARSERRLAAATANIGVATRDLFPRFFLVGAAGLESIAASDLFTWQSRAASIGPRITWPVFQGGRIRANIRLQDAAQEEAFAAYQQTVLRAFQDVEDSLVAFSGAQAQRAQLEDAVRANKRATDLARRLYAQGLTDFLDVLVAEQALFTSEDTLAQSKRDVALGLVSLYKALGGGWETDAAATASARASADVDTE, from the coding sequence ATGAGACGCGCGGTCGTCCTGCTGCTGGTCGCGAGCCTCGCGGGCTGCATGGTCGGGCCCGACTACCGTCGCCCCGCGGCGCCGACGCCCGATGCCTTCGGCGAGATCGCGCCGATCCCGTCGCCACGCGCCGACGGCAAGCCGCCCGAGACCAGCGTCCCCGTACCCGGCGGCATCCCGGAGGCGTGGTGGGAGGCGTTCGGCGACCCGCTGCTCGCGTCGCTCGTCACGCGCACGGTGGCGTCGAACCTCGACCTCGCGCAGGCGGAAGCGCGCGTCCGGCAGGCGCGCGCGCAGCGCGGGATCGTCGCGGCGGATCTCTATCCGCAGATCGGCGCGTCGGGCAGCTACACGCGCGAGCGCACGAGCGCCAACGCCCCCGGCTTCGCCGAGGGGCAGACGCTGAACCTCTTCCAGACCGGCTTCGACGCGGACTGGGAGATCGACGTGTTCGGCGGCATCCGGCGCGGCGTCGAGTCGGCCGAAGCGACCATCGGCGCGACGCTCGCCGATCGCGATGCGATCCTCATCTCGCTGATGGGAGAGGTCGGCCGCGAGTACGTGACGTATCGCAGCCTCCAGCAGCGCATCCGGCTCGCGAACGAGAACCTGAAGTCGCAAGAAGCGACGCTGGCCCTCACGCAGCGCCTCTTCGACGCGGGTCTCGCCGCCGAGCTCGACGTGCAGCGCGCCGCGGCGCAGGTGTCGACGACGGCGGCGACGATCCCGATCCTCGTGCAGCAGCGCGAGCAGTCGATGCACGCCCTCGGCATCCTCGTCGGCGCGCTCCCGATGACGCTCCAGGCGGAGCTCGAGCCCGTCGGGCCGATCCCGGTGCCGCCGACGTCGGTCGGCGTCGGCATGCCGTCGGATCTGCTGCTGCGCCGGCCGGACGTCGCACGCTCCGAGCGCCGGCTCGCGGCGGCGACGGCCAACATCGGCGTCGCGACGCGCGACCTCTTCCCGCGCTTCTTTCTCGTCGGCGCCGCGGGCCTCGAGAGCATCGCGGCGTCGGACCTCTTCACCTGGCAGAGCCGCGCCGCCTCGATCGGCCCGCGGATCACCTGGCCGGTGTTCCAGGGCGGCCGCATCCGCGCCAACATCCGGCTCCAGGACGCCGCGCAGGAAGAGGCGTTCGCGGCCTACCAGCAGACCGTGCTGCGGGCGTTCCAGGACGTCGAGGACTCGCTCGTCGCCTTCTCGGGGGCGCAGGCGCAGCGCGCGCAGCTCGAGGACGCCGTGCGCGCGAACAAGCGCGCCACCGACCTCGCGCGCCGGCTCTATGCGCAGGGGCTCACCGACTTCCTCGACGTGCTCGTCGCCGAGCAGGCGCTGTTCACGTCGGAGGACACGCTGGCGCAGAGCAAGCGCGACGTCGCGCTCGGGCTGGTGTCGCTCTACAAGGCACTCGGCGGCGGCTGGGAGACCGACGCGGCCGCCACCGCGTCGGCACGGGCATCCGCCGACGTCGACACGGAGTGA
- a CDS encoding transporter — translation MDPKTLAVLVTIAFSLVGVVGDYFLKLASAQEHSLRTPAFYVGFALYASTAFGWLFVMKHLKLGTIGVVYSVSMIVLLTTIGVVAFGERLSPPEIAGLLMAVASLVLLVRFA, via the coding sequence ATGGACCCCAAGACCCTCGCGGTGCTCGTGACGATTGCCTTCAGCCTCGTCGGCGTCGTCGGGGACTACTTCCTGAAGCTCGCCAGCGCGCAGGAGCACTCGCTGCGCACGCCGGCGTTCTACGTCGGCTTCGCGTTGTACGCGTCGACCGCGTTCGGCTGGCTCTTCGTCATGAAGCACCTGAAGCTCGGCACGATCGGGGTCGTCTACTCGGTGTCGATGATCGTCCTCCTGACGACGATCGGCGTCGTGGCCTTCGGCGAGCGGCTGAGCCCGCCGGAGATCGCGGGCCTGCTGATGGCGGTGGCGTCGCTGGTCCTGCTCGTGCGCTTCGCCTGA
- a CDS encoding aldo/keto reductase, which produces MEYRQLGGSGFMVPELCFGTGTFGGGNEFFKTWGASDVAEATRLVDVCLDAGCNMFDTADIYSDGLSEEILGQAIKGRRDRLLLSTKATFRAGPGPNDVGSSRHHLTRAIEGSLRRLGTDVIDLFQLHGFDAMTPIEEVLHTLDDCVRAGKLRYVGCSNFSGWHLMKSLAIADRYGLPRYVAHQAYYSLVGRDYEWELMPLALDQKVSAVVWSPLGWGRLTGKLRRGQPVPAASRLQSKAVTDMGPPVPDEYLYRVVDALDAVAAETGKTVPQVALNWLLRRPSVASVIVGARNEEQLKQNLGAVGWALTPAQVARLDAASAVTLPYPYWHQRGFAERNPDPASTTN; this is translated from the coding sequence ATGGAGTACCGGCAGCTGGGGGGATCGGGGTTCATGGTGCCCGAGCTGTGCTTCGGCACGGGCACGTTCGGCGGCGGCAACGAGTTCTTCAAGACGTGGGGCGCGAGCGACGTCGCCGAGGCCACGCGACTCGTCGACGTCTGCCTGGACGCGGGCTGCAACATGTTCGACACGGCCGACATCTACTCCGACGGCCTCTCGGAGGAGATCCTCGGCCAGGCGATCAAGGGTCGCCGCGATCGCCTGCTCCTCTCCACCAAGGCGACGTTCCGCGCCGGTCCGGGGCCGAACGACGTCGGCTCGTCGCGCCACCATCTGACGCGCGCCATCGAGGGCAGCCTGCGCCGGCTCGGCACCGACGTCATCGACCTGTTCCAGCTGCACGGCTTCGACGCGATGACGCCGATCGAGGAGGTGCTGCACACGCTCGACGACTGTGTGCGCGCGGGCAAGCTCCGCTACGTCGGCTGCTCGAACTTCTCGGGCTGGCACCTCATGAAGTCGCTGGCCATCGCCGACCGCTACGGCCTGCCGCGCTACGTCGCGCACCAGGCGTACTACTCGCTCGTCGGCCGCGACTACGAGTGGGAGCTCATGCCGCTGGCGCTCGACCAGAAGGTGTCGGCGGTGGTGTGGAGCCCGCTCGGCTGGGGTCGGCTGACCGGCAAGCTCCGCCGCGGCCAGCCGGTGCCGGCGGCGAGCCGCCTCCAGAGCAAGGCGGTGACCGACATGGGACCGCCGGTCCCCGACGAGTACCTCTATCGGGTCGTCGACGCGCTCGACGCCGTGGCCGCGGAGACGGGGAAGACCGTGCCGCAGGTCGCGCTCAACTGGCTGCTGCGGCGGCCGTCGGTGGCGTCGGTGATCGTCGGCGCCCGCAACGAAGAGCAGCTGAAGCAGAACCTCGGCGCCGTGGGCTGGGCGCTGACGCCCGCGCAGGTCGCCAGGCTCGACGCCGCGAGCGCCGTCACGCTGCCGTATCCCTACTGGCACCAGCGCGGATTCGCGGAGCGCAATCCGGATCCGGCGAGCACCACCAACTGA
- a CDS encoding efflux RND transporter permease subunit, with amino-acid sequence MWIVRLALRRPYTFVVMALLIAIGGVLTIARATIDIFPEINIPVVSVIWQFAGLSPAEVEGRMVTISERAATTTVNGIEHIESQSLAGVGLIRIFFQPGVDIAGGVAETTAIMQTLLRILPPGTTPPLIIRYSASNVPILQLALESQTLSEQQLYDYGLNFIRTQLATVQGAQVPLPWGGKVRQVMVDLQPEQMYAKGLSAADVSNALAQQNVILPAGTAKIGKIEYNVRTNSSPDVIEALNDVPVRQVGNATVYMRDVAQVHDGYAVQTSIVHVDGRRSALLTVLKTPTASTLDIVQRVKDALPRIQATLPPDLGIRQLFDQSVFVRASLNGVLREAAIAAALTGLMILLFLGSWRSTLVIVVSIPLAILVSVITLSLVGETLNVMTLGGLALAVGILVDDATVEIENTNRNLSMGKPVLKAILDGAQQIATPAFVATLCICIVFLPVVFITGVGKYLFTPLAEAVVFAMLASYFLSRTVVPTMVRYLLPAEAHLHAPGAEHTVTDGGPIWNVHRRFNRHFERFQGRYKALLGWALANRVLVTAVFGGFVLLSSGLFLHIGSDFFPTVDAGQIRLHVRCPPGTRIEETERRFAEVEEVIREAIPPDEIDIVLNNMGVPGGGINLAFSDASLVTSADGEVLISLAEGHGPTEGYVERLRKVLRERFPDLVFFFQPADIVSQILNFGLPAPIDVQVVGRDPRNLEIAEDLAKRIGAIPGAADVRLQQVPRYPEFGIEVDRWMARQLGFTEANVAQSLLVSLSGTAQAQPNYWLDRTTGVNYPVVTQTPQYRIDSVGALDAQPIAVPGQPQPQLLANVASIGRRVEPGVISHYNVQPVYDVLAATDRADLWSVADAVEAVVDEVRPTLPRGTIINIRGQAETMRRSFTALAGGMVLAVVLVYLLMAVNFQSWLDPLIILMALPGALAGVLWMLFLTQTNLSVPALMGAIMAIGVATSNAILVVQFANEQRAEERLDAHDAALAAGTTRLRPVMMTALAMILGMLPMSLGLGEGGEQNAPLGRVVIGGLLLATFATLIFVPVAYSVLRTKQPDTTVPPELQE; translated from the coding sequence GTGTGGATCGTCCGCCTCGCGCTGCGTCGGCCCTACACGTTCGTGGTGATGGCGCTGCTCATCGCCATCGGCGGCGTGCTGACGATCGCGCGGGCGACGATCGACATCTTCCCGGAGATCAACATCCCGGTCGTCTCGGTGATCTGGCAGTTCGCCGGGCTGTCGCCGGCCGAGGTCGAGGGCCGCATGGTCACGATCTCCGAGCGTGCGGCGACGACGACCGTCAACGGCATCGAGCACATCGAGTCGCAGTCGCTGGCCGGCGTCGGGCTGATCCGCATCTTCTTCCAGCCCGGCGTCGACATCGCCGGCGGCGTGGCCGAGACGACGGCGATCATGCAGACGCTGCTGCGCATCCTGCCGCCGGGCACGACGCCGCCGCTCATCATCCGCTACTCCGCGTCGAACGTTCCGATCCTCCAGCTCGCGCTCGAGTCGCAGACGCTGAGCGAGCAGCAGCTCTACGACTACGGCCTCAACTTCATCCGCACGCAGCTCGCGACGGTGCAGGGCGCGCAGGTGCCGCTGCCGTGGGGCGGCAAGGTGCGGCAGGTGATGGTCGACCTCCAGCCCGAGCAGATGTACGCGAAGGGGCTGTCGGCGGCCGACGTCTCGAACGCGCTCGCGCAGCAGAACGTCATCCTGCCCGCCGGCACGGCCAAGATCGGCAAGATCGAGTACAACGTCCGCACCAACTCGTCGCCCGACGTCATCGAGGCGCTGAACGACGTGCCGGTGCGCCAGGTCGGCAATGCGACGGTCTACATGCGCGACGTCGCGCAGGTGCATGACGGCTACGCGGTGCAGACGAGCATCGTGCACGTGGACGGGCGGCGCTCCGCGCTGCTGACGGTGCTGAAGACGCCGACCGCCTCGACGCTCGACATCGTGCAGCGCGTGAAGGACGCGCTGCCGCGCATCCAGGCGACGCTGCCGCCCGACCTCGGCATCCGCCAGCTCTTCGACCAGTCGGTGTTCGTGCGCGCGTCGCTGAACGGCGTGCTGCGCGAGGCCGCGATCGCCGCGGCGCTGACCGGGCTCATGATCCTCCTGTTCCTGGGCTCGTGGCGCTCGACGCTCGTCATCGTCGTGTCGATCCCGCTCGCGATCCTCGTGTCGGTCATCACGCTCTCGCTCGTCGGCGAGACGCTGAACGTGATGACGCTGGGCGGGCTCGCGCTCGCCGTCGGCATTCTCGTCGACGACGCGACGGTGGAGATCGAGAACACGAACCGCAACCTCTCGATGGGGAAGCCCGTGCTGAAGGCGATCCTCGACGGCGCGCAGCAGATCGCCACGCCCGCCTTCGTCGCGACGCTGTGCATCTGCATCGTGTTCCTGCCGGTCGTGTTCATCACCGGGGTCGGCAAATACCTCTTCACGCCGCTCGCCGAGGCCGTCGTGTTCGCGATGCTGGCGAGCTACTTCCTGTCACGCACCGTGGTGCCGACGATGGTGCGGTACCTCCTGCCGGCCGAGGCGCATCTCCACGCGCCGGGCGCCGAGCACACCGTCACCGACGGCGGCCCGATCTGGAACGTCCACCGCCGCTTCAACCGGCACTTCGAGCGCTTCCAGGGGCGCTACAAGGCGCTGCTCGGCTGGGCGCTCGCGAACCGGGTGCTGGTGACGGCCGTGTTCGGCGGCTTCGTGCTGCTGTCGTCGGGGCTCTTCCTCCACATCGGCAGCGACTTCTTCCCGACGGTCGACGCCGGCCAGATCCGGCTCCACGTCCGCTGCCCTCCCGGCACGCGCATCGAGGAGACGGAGCGGCGCTTCGCCGAGGTCGAGGAGGTGATCCGCGAGGCCATCCCCCCGGACGAGATCGACATCGTCCTCAACAACATGGGCGTCCCCGGCGGCGGCATCAACCTCGCGTTCAGCGACGCGTCGCTCGTGACGTCGGCGGACGGCGAGGTCCTGATCTCGCTCGCGGAGGGCCACGGCCCCACGGAGGGGTACGTCGAGCGGCTGCGGAAGGTGCTGCGCGAGCGCTTCCCCGATCTCGTCTTCTTCTTCCAGCCGGCGGACATCGTGTCGCAGATCCTGAACTTCGGCCTCCCCGCGCCGATCGACGTGCAGGTCGTCGGCCGCGATCCGAGGAACCTCGAGATCGCGGAGGACCTCGCGAAGCGCATCGGCGCCATTCCCGGCGCCGCCGACGTTCGCCTCCAGCAGGTGCCGCGCTATCCCGAGTTCGGCATCGAGGTGGATCGCTGGATGGCGCGGCAGCTCGGCTTCACCGAGGCCAACGTCGCGCAGAGCCTCCTCGTGTCGCTCTCGGGCACCGCGCAGGCGCAGCCGAACTACTGGCTCGACCGCACGACGGGCGTGAACTACCCGGTCGTCACCCAGACGCCGCAGTACCGCATCGACTCGGTCGGGGCGCTCGACGCGCAGCCGATCGCCGTCCCCGGCCAGCCGCAGCCGCAGCTGCTCGCGAACGTCGCGTCGATCGGCCGCCGGGTCGAGCCGGGCGTCATCAGCCACTACAACGTGCAGCCCGTCTACGACGTGCTCGCCGCGACCGACCGCGCCGATCTGTGGTCGGTGGCCGACGCGGTCGAGGCGGTGGTCGACGAGGTGCGGCCGACGCTGCCGCGCGGCACCATCATCAACATCCGCGGCCAGGCGGAGACGATGCGGCGCAGCTTCACGGCGCTCGCCGGCGGCATGGTGCTCGCGGTCGTGCTCGTCTACCTGCTGATGGCCGTCAACTTCCAGTCCTGGCTCGACCCGCTGATCATCCTGATGGCGCTGCCGGGCGCGCTGGCCGGCGTCCTGTGGATGCTGTTCCTCACGCAGACGAACCTCTCCGTGCCGGCGCTGATGGGCGCGATCATGGCCATCGGCGTCGCGACGTCGAACGCGATCCTCGTCGTGCAGTTCGCGAACGAGCAGCGCGCGGAGGAGCGCCTCGACGCGCACGACGCCGCGCTCGCCGCCGGCACCACGCGGCTGCGGCCCGTCATGATGACGGCGCTCGCGATGATCCTCGGCATGCTGCCGATGTCGCTCGGGCTCGGCGAAGGCGGCGAGCAGAACGCGCCGCTCGGCCGCGTCGTCATCGGCGGGCTGCTGCTCGCCACCTTCGCGACGCTGATCTTCGTGCCCGTCGCCTACAGCGTGCTGCGTACGAAGCAGCCCGACACGACGGTGCCGCCGGAGCTGCAGGAATGA
- a CDS encoding OsmC family protein: MPTQKAEAEWTGDLQQGSGRLKLGSGAFEGPYSFKSRFEEGQSATNPEELIGAAHAGCFTMALAHALTQAKTPPVRLHTTAQVKLVQQGGGFTITRIDLTTEAEVPGIDDATFQETAATAKANCPVSKALAGVEIHLTATLIS, from the coding sequence ATGCCGACCCAGAAGGCCGAAGCGGAATGGACCGGTGATCTCCAGCAGGGAAGCGGGCGCCTGAAGCTCGGGAGCGGCGCCTTCGAAGGCCCGTACTCGTTCAAGTCGCGCTTCGAGGAGGGCCAGTCGGCCACCAACCCCGAGGAGCTGATCGGCGCCGCGCACGCGGGCTGCTTCACGATGGCGCTGGCGCACGCGCTCACCCAGGCGAAGACGCCCCCGGTGCGCCTCCACACGACGGCCCAGGTGAAGCTCGTCCAGCAGGGCGGCGGCTTCACGATCACGCGGATCGACCTCACCACCGAGGCCGAGGTCCCGGGGATCGACGACGCCACCTTCCAGGAGACGGCCGCGACCGCGAAGGCGAACTGCCCGGTGTCGAAGGCGCTCGCCGGCGTCGAGATTCATCTGACCGCGACGCTGATCTCGTAG
- a CDS encoding DUF3300 domain-containing protein, translating into MRSSRPLSLLVAACLLAATIGPPPAGAQSASDLDTLVAPIALYPDALLADVLPASAFPVQIVEAARAVESGPVDANVAAEWDPSVQALVSYPSVLTMMNDRITWTTQLGEAVAQDQSAVLAAVQRVRGEAQKAGNLRTNDKQTVTTSGTNIVVEPTDPQVLYVPQYDPVAILSPPPPWGYYAPAYGVLAFGDGFAVGALTAYGIGWGFGPAFCCGHITVINNHYRYGHPYYGGHGGGHAWRPPPRGSVGHVGPGFHGGGRPGGFGPGTTAGMGRPGGGRPGAVGPGGGLGAGRPGGFDRPGRADAGRPGGNAVPGHAPQGQMLGSPRGGGHGFTRDAGPARATAGAPQRGFAAGSPRAGGGFSAGVAPERGNAFDHVGGGGWNARSFSARGAQSFGGGFGGGGIAHTGGAMQGGGFHGGGGFGGGHGGGFGGGHGGGGGGHR; encoded by the coding sequence ATGCGATCATCCCGCCCCCTTTCCCTGCTGGTCGCCGCGTGTCTCCTCGCCGCGACGATCGGGCCGCCGCCCGCAGGCGCGCAGAGCGCGTCGGACCTCGACACGCTCGTCGCGCCGATCGCGCTCTACCCCGATGCACTGCTGGCCGACGTGCTGCCCGCGTCCGCGTTCCCCGTGCAGATCGTCGAGGCGGCGCGCGCGGTGGAGAGCGGGCCGGTCGACGCGAACGTCGCCGCGGAATGGGATCCGAGCGTACAGGCGCTCGTCTCCTATCCGTCCGTGCTGACGATGATGAACGACCGCATCACCTGGACGACGCAGCTGGGCGAGGCGGTCGCGCAGGACCAGAGCGCGGTGCTCGCGGCGGTGCAGCGCGTGCGCGGGGAGGCGCAGAAGGCCGGCAACCTGCGAACCAACGACAAGCAGACCGTCACGACGAGCGGCACGAACATCGTCGTCGAGCCGACGGACCCGCAGGTGCTCTACGTGCCGCAGTACGACCCCGTCGCGATCCTGTCGCCGCCGCCCCCGTGGGGCTACTACGCGCCGGCGTACGGCGTGCTCGCGTTCGGCGACGGCTTCGCCGTCGGCGCGCTGACGGCGTACGGCATCGGCTGGGGCTTCGGGCCCGCGTTCTGCTGCGGGCACATCACCGTCATCAACAATCACTACCGCTACGGCCATCCGTACTACGGCGGCCACGGGGGCGGCCATGCGTGGCGGCCGCCGCCGCGGGGCAGCGTCGGTCACGTCGGCCCCGGATTCCACGGCGGCGGCCGCCCGGGCGGGTTCGGTCCGGGTACGACGGCAGGCATGGGCCGCCCGGGCGGCGGTCGCCCCGGTGCGGTCGGTCCGGGCGGCGGCCTCGGGGCCGGTCGTCCCGGAGGCTTCGATCGTCCCGGGCGTGCGGACGCGGGCCGTCCCGGCGGCAACGCCGTTCCCGGCCACGCTCCCCAGGGTCAGATGCTGGGGTCGCCGCGCGGCGGCGGTCACGGGTTCACGCGTGACGCCGGACCCGCCCGGGCCACCGCCGGCGCGCCGCAGCGCGGGTTCGCTGCGGGCTCCCCTCGCGCCGGCGGCGGCTTTTCGGCCGGCGTCGCGCCCGAGCGCGGCAACGCGTTCGACCACGTCGGCGGCGGCGGCTGGAACGCGCGCAGCTTCAGCGCCCGCGGCGCGCAGAGCTTCGGCGGCGGCTTCGGTGGCGGCGGTATCGCGCACACCGGCGGCGCCATGCAGGGCGGCGGCTTCCATGGCGGTGGCGGGTTCGGAGGCGGCCATGGCGGCGGCTTCGGCGGCGGCCACGGTGGCGGCGGCGGAGGACACCGATGA
- a CDS encoding sigma 54-interacting transcriptional regulator: protein MLRRLGERLHRLLDVGVTPLVAAALDKTLRFEAEQERRRASERDHLLLVLEAGRALADQDALPGVLATLTTALRRVLPGAAARLTLSDGRGATVVHGQVGRATHRIPLHAEDRRLGLLEIGGVESVPKLLHPLLEALAAQAAPVAARILALAGADRGDGNLVGGSQALRGSLRQLDVVAPTDATVLLLGETGTGKELMARAIHERSGRKGRPFVKINCAAIPSGLLESELFGHEKGAFTSAIAQKIGRFEVADGGTLFLDEIGEIPLELQAKLLRVLQEQEFERLGGTRTIEVDVRIVAATNRDLAAMVEEGRFREDLYYRLNVFPLAVPPLRERPEDIEPLVRHFVARFAQRMQRRIDEIPAETMEALRRHPWPGNVRELENLVQRALILSQGPRLVLPPGLLEPPRPRTTHEAATTLASAQRAHILRILEETNWMLGGPRGAAVRLGMKRTTLQSLLKRLGIGQPGRAG, encoded by the coding sequence ATGCTGCGCCGGCTCGGCGAGCGCCTGCACCGGCTCCTCGACGTCGGGGTCACCCCGCTCGTGGCCGCCGCCCTCGACAAGACGCTGCGCTTCGAAGCCGAGCAGGAGCGCCGGCGCGCGAGCGAGCGCGACCATCTCCTTCTCGTGCTCGAGGCCGGGCGCGCGCTCGCCGACCAGGATGCGCTGCCGGGCGTGCTCGCCACGCTGACGACCGCCCTGCGTCGGGTGCTGCCCGGTGCGGCCGCGCGCCTCACCCTCTCCGACGGCCGCGGCGCCACGGTCGTGCACGGGCAGGTCGGCCGGGCGACGCATCGCATTCCCCTGCATGCGGAGGATCGCCGGCTCGGCCTGCTGGAGATCGGCGGCGTCGAGAGCGTTCCCAAGCTCCTGCACCCGCTCCTCGAAGCGCTCGCGGCGCAGGCGGCTCCGGTGGCGGCCCGCATCCTGGCCCTGGCCGGCGCCGATCGGGGCGACGGAAACCTCGTCGGCGGCAGCCAGGCCCTGCGCGGCTCGCTCCGCCAGCTCGACGTCGTCGCCCCGACCGACGCCACCGTGCTGCTGCTCGGTGAGACCGGGACCGGCAAGGAGCTGATGGCGCGCGCCATCCACGAGCGCAGCGGCCGCAAGGGCCGGCCGTTCGTCAAGATCAACTGCGCGGCGATTCCTTCGGGCCTCCTCGAGAGCGAGCTCTTCGGTCACGAGAAGGGCGCCTTCACGAGCGCGATCGCGCAGAAGATCGGCCGCTTCGAGGTCGCGGACGGCGGCACGCTGTTCCTCGACGAGATCGGCGAGATCCCGCTCGAGCTCCAGGCGAAGCTGCTGCGCGTCCTGCAGGAGCAGGAGTTCGAGCGCCTCGGCGGCACGCGCACCATCGAGGTCGACGTGCGGATCGTCGCCGCGACCAACCGCGACCTCGCAGCGATGGTCGAGGAGGGACGCTTCCGCGAGGACCTCTACTATCGCCTCAACGTCTTTCCGCTCGCGGTGCCGCCGCTGCGCGAGCGGCCGGAGGACATCGAGCCGCTGGTGCGGCACTTCGTCGCCCGCTTCGCGCAGCGCATGCAGCGGCGGATCGACGAGATCCCCGCCGAGACGATGGAGGCGCTGCGGCGGCATCCGTGGCCGGGCAACGTGCGCGAGCTCGAGAACCTCGTGCAGCGCGCCCTGATACTCTCGCAGGGCCCGCGCCTCGTCCTGCCCCCGGGCCTTCTCGAGCCGCCGCGCCCCCGGACGACGCACGAGGCGGCGACGACGCTCGCGAGCGCGCAGCGGGCGCACATCCTGCGCATCCTCGAGGAGACCAACTGGATGCTGGGTGGACCCCGCGGCGCGGCCGTGCGACTCGGGATGAAGCGCACGACGCTCCAGTCGCTGCTGAAGCGGCTCGGCATCGGCCAGCCCGGACGCGCGGGCTGA